The nucleotide window GCTGGCTGTCGGCATTGAGGCGGCCTCCCTGTGGCGCTGAGGGTTTGTGCTGGACTCCCGACTCAGCGGCGTTCAGGTCCAGACTGCCATCTTGGATGTTCTGGTAGATCCTCTTGGCTGCCTCCAGGAAGGCCTCCTCCACGTTCTCCCCCCTGAGGACGAGAAGCAGcagggacagaggacagggcAAAACGGATCAAGATAGGAAATAACTTGGGTTGTTTAAATATTGGTACATTTGTGTGTTCGGTGAATCATTTGAAGCTTCATCCCTCTTGAAGCAGAAGATGGTTAAACAAACACGATAGAAACCAAGGCTTGACTTTGTGTAGTCTAGATGCGTGTTTGTACTTACGTCTTAGCGCTGGCCTCTAGAAACAGTAAACCTGACCAGCAACAGGAAGCAGACATCGGTCAGTGTGACGTCCCATTTAATGGACAACACATTCAAACTGGTTTCTGCTCACACACTGGGATGTCTCACCGTTCTCCTCAGCAAACTGTTTGGCCTCCTCGTACGTCACGTCTCTCTGAGCTTCCAGATCGGCTTTGTTCCCGATCAGAATGATCACCTGAAAGCAGTCACTCATCAGACAGGGGACACGTGGGACTCTGCCCACGGGACAGTTCATCGGTACTCACCGTGTTGGGGTTGGTCAGGTTCCTGGCGTCTGTCAACCAGCTGCTCAGGTGGTTGTAGGTACTtctcctgaacacacacagtgatgagtTAGCACAAGTTACCAGATGTGTCCTGAAGGTGGCGCTGGACGAGTCAGTGGATCACCAACCCCTCTGTTCAAACCCTTTATTAGATCTGCCACCTTTTCTGAAGCTGTTTCCCAgagtgcaccccccccccccttacattTCTCAAATCTGTAcatttatgaaatataaaaagattTCCCCTTATTGTATTCCATAGTAATACTACTCATACTAATACCAAAACATTTGGGTGctgttttcatcacatttgGTCCAGTTGAAGACCAGGAGATCctagaaacccccccccccccatctgtaCCTGGTGATGTCGTAGACCATGAGGGCGCCGGCGGCCCCCCTGTAGTAAGACCTGGTGACGGCTCTGAACCGCTCCTGACCGGCCGTGTcccagatctgcagcttcaccttCTGACCGTGGACCTCCATGATCCTCGTCCCAAACTCCACCCCGATGGTGTGGGGACAGTCCGCCATGACTACCACAGAAACACGACTTACAGAACAGTTCTGTCCACGATGGCATGATA belongs to Platichthys flesus chromosome 3, fPlaFle2.1, whole genome shotgun sequence and includes:
- the LOC133935332 gene encoding ras-related protein Rab-14-like, which encodes MTAAPYNYSYIFKYIIIGDMGVGKSCLLHQFTEKKFMADCPHTIGVEFGTRIMEVHGQKVKLQIWDTAGQERFRAVTRSYYRGAAGALMVYDITRRSTYNHLSSWLTDARNLTNPNTVIILIGNKADLEAQRDVTYEEAKQFAEENGLLFLEASAKTGENVEEAFLEAAKRIYQNIQDGSLDLNAAESGVQHKPSAPQGGRLNADSQPAKEGCSC